A stretch of the Metopolophium dirhodum isolate CAU chromosome 8, ASM1992520v1, whole genome shotgun sequence genome encodes the following:
- the LOC132951125 gene encoding poly(A) RNA polymerase gld-2 homolog A-like has product MTDRFRTYDSECGVNGVGDRHHWPVAFGAPRRPNKKLTTVRRPVAGGGEGPEVRQPDNGMLLLSSSSSSSSSSSSPSPSQSSTSSTPSTHCYYEPFRRPNLNVETCEAIEWEVMSKHFARLPPFIKDKNAKQFNSGNPQTNIPQHHHLQYYSDLHKLHQVAYATRNPIPRKPVAAAAAAHQPCCKPWQWSPYGGPAGTFMNAYYLSEPQRYDNHAKNVVLEDSLIQVDEADKLSSEVWHAYLDNRQSEGVYETKMAMWRRLSTLIKSWAPGCGLYLVGSTMNGFGGDVSDADFCLLTGCTAAAVVNTGVRQHKAVTEERHRICAVERLQWLMGLLDHERVNGKVGTAEMRIVYAKVPILRFRWIGDGGCKMDVDFCCNNVVGIRNTHLLYCYSRLDYRVRPLVVTIKLWASHHNINDPKKMTLSSYSLVLMVINFLQSVEPPVLPSLQCIYGMKFSSYTDIEFVHMHEQLPSRGWRSDNKQTLGELLLQFFEYYNDFNFYKHAVSVRMGSPIPLESCRMADAVKNNPGQWKFIGIEEPFEKTNTARSVNNHNVFAQIKEAITNSYNQLKETMLLDSIFC; this is encoded by the exons ATGACCGACCGGTTCCGGACATACGACAGCGAATGCGGCGTGAACGGCGTCGGAGACCGTCATCACTGGCCGGTGGCTTTCGGGGCCCCGCGCCGGCCGAACAAAAAGTTGACGACGGTCCGGAGGCCCGTCGCAGGAGGCGGCGAAGGACCGGAAGTCCGCCAACCGGACAACGGgatgttgttgttgtcgtcgtcgtcatcgtcgtcgtcgtcgtcgtcgtcaccgtCGCCATCGCAGTCGTCCACGTCGTCCACTCCGTCGACGCATTGCTACTATGAGCCGTTCCGTCGTCCCAACCTCAACGTCGAAACGTGCGAGGCCATCGAATGGGAAGTCATGTCCAAACACTTTGCCAG ATTGCCACcatttattaaagataaaaatgcGAAACAGTTCAACAGCGGAAATCCACAAACTAACATACCACAACATCATCATTTACAGTATTATAGCGATCTGCACAAATTGCATCAGGTGGCATAC gccACCAGAAACCCTATACCTAGAAAaccggtggcggcggcggcggcggctcaTCAGCCGTGCTGCAAACCGTGGCAATGGAGCCCTTACGGAGGACCCGCCGGAACGTTTATGAACGCGTATTACCTGTCGGAGCCACAAAGGTATGACAATCATGCTAAGAACGTTGTCCTAGAAGACTCGCTAATACAAGTGGACGAGGCAGACAAA CTGTCGTCGGAAGTCTGGCACGCGTACTTGGACAACCGCCAGTCCGAGGGCGTTTACGAAACGAAGATGGCCATGTGGCGCAGGCTGTCGACGCTGATCAAGAGCTGGGCGCCCGGCTGCGGCCTGTACCTGGTCGGGTCCACGATGAACGGTTTCGGCGGCGACGTGAGCGACGCGGATTTCTGCTTGCTCACCGGTTGCACGGCGGCCGCGGTGGTCAACACCGGCGTCCGGCAGCACAAGGCAGTGACCGAGGAGCGGCACCGGATATGCGCCGTCGAGCGGCTCCAGTGGCTGATGGGATTGCTGGACCACGAGCGGGTCAACGGCAAGGTCGGCACCGCGGAAATGCGCATCGTGTACGCAAAGGTGCCCATACTCAGGTTCCGGTGGATCGGCGACGGTGGCTGCAAGATGGACGTGGACTTTTGCTGCAACAACGTGGTGGGCATACGCAACACCCATCTGTTGTACTGCTATTCGAGGC TCGATTACCGGGTCAGGCCATTAGTAGTGACCATTAAACTGTGGGCGTCCCATCACAACATCAACGATCCAAAAAAAATGACGTTATCCAGTTACTCGCTGGTGCTGATGGTTATCAATTTCTTGCAAA GCGTCGAACCGCCCGTGTTACCGTCGCTGCAGTGCATCTATGGCATGAAGTTCTCGTCCTACACTGACATCGAATTCGTGCACATGCACGAACAGTTGCCTAGCAGAGGTTGGAGAAGCGACAATAAACAGACCCTCGGCGAGTTGCTTTTGCAGTTTTTCGAATACTACAACGATTtcaa tttttataaacacGCGGTGTCTGTAAGAATGGGATCACCAATACCCCTAGAAAGCTGTCGGATGGCCGACGCGGTAAAAAACAATCCCGGACAATGGAAATTCATAGGGATCGAAG aaccttttgaaaaaacaaacacaGCACGGTCTGTAAATAACCATAATGTATTTGCTCAAATCAAAGAAGCCATCACTAATAGTTACAACCAGTTAAAAGAAACGATGTTATTGGattcaatattttgttag